In a genomic window of Periophthalmus magnuspinnatus isolate fPerMag1 chromosome 3, fPerMag1.2.pri, whole genome shotgun sequence:
- the selenos gene encoding selenoprotein S, which translates to MGDNTELPPVEQHQRPLRNQDLSAVTDLVQEIFSQYGWYLLAATALFYLLIQYIVKKSQSVRRTHSSAPPTHQDVLLVAKRQEALEAARMRMQEELDAKAAIFKEKQKQQEEEKRRQKIELWDNMKEGKSCKGNTSQSTEDSSTTVIKRKTDKKPLRSSDYNPLSGDGGGACAWRPGRRGPSAGG; encoded by the exons ATGGGTGACAACACGGAGCTACCGCCGGTGGAGCAGCACCAGCGGCCGCTCCGGAACCAGGACCTGAGCGCAGTGACCGACCTGG TACAAGAAATCTTTTCCCAGTATGGGTGGTATCTGCTGGCCGCTACAGCACTGTTCTACCTGCTCATTCAGTACATTGTCAAAAAGAGCCAATCAGTAAGAAGGACCCACAGCTCTGCCCCACCCACACATCAGG ATGTGTTGCTCGTAGCCAAACGACAGGAGGCCCTGGAGGCAGCTCGAATGAGGATGCAGGAAGAGCTTGACGCCAAAGCAGCCATCTTCAAAGAGAAGCAGAAACAg caggaggaggagaagaggagacagaagatTGAGCTTTGGGACAATATGAAGGAGGGCAAGAGCTGCAAAGGAAACACCTCCCAG agtACAGAGGACTCATCGACTACAGTTATTAAGaggaaaacagacaaaaaacctCTTCGCAGCTCAG ACTATAACCCTCTGAGTGGAGATGGGGGTGGGGCGTGTGCCTGGAGGCCTGGCCGGAGAGGACCCTCAGCGGGAGGATGA
- the chsy1 gene encoding chondroitin sulfate synthase 1: MAGRGRRAWFSVLLGLVVGFTLASRLILPRATELKKGGHKRRVTTGGCGLNRASRDGYGGMLWPTEENSSAATEKPASRSNSFLFVGVMTAQKYLNTRAVAAHRTWAQTIPGRVEFFSSEGSDTSIPIPIVALKNVDDSYPPQKKSFMMLKYMHDHYLDQYEWFMRADDDVYIKSERLESFLRSLNSSEAIFLGQTGMGARDELGKLALEPGENFCMGGPGVIMSREVLRRMVPHIRECLQEMYTTHEDVEVGRCVRRFAGVQCVWSYEMQQLFYENYEPNKKGYIRDLHNSKIHRAITLHPNKNPPYQYRLHSYMLSRKIAELRHRTIQLHREIVQMGRYGAGEASREDLQLGMPPSFMRFHPKQRDEVLEWDFLTGKYLFSAGNGLPPRRGMDSAQRQALDDIIMQVMEMINANAKARGRVIDFKEIQYGYRRVSPLYGAEYVLDLLLLYKKHKGKTMTVPVRRHAYLQQTFSQIQFREDEEMDAHTLSSHINQESDSLSFLSNSLKMLVPFKLTSSGQDQREPKDKKVNILVPLSGRYDIFVRFMANFERVCLIPKQNVKLVVLLFNTDNPERVKQVELMREYHMKYPRADMEVRPVEGSFSRAVALEIGASHFSNDSLLFFCDVDLLFNSDFLKRCRDNTAPGEQTYFPIIFSQYDPKVVYIGKVPSSNHYVFTSKTGLWRTYGFGIVCVYREDLLSVGGFDTSIQGWGLEDVDLFNKFVQSGVQLFRSTDTGIVHVHHPVVCDPNLEPKQYKMCVGSRASSHGSTQQLAELWLEKNQGGYSHNASNRTQEHRL, encoded by the exons ATGGCAGGTCGAGGCCGGAGAGCGTGGTTTAGTGTTCTGCTCGGGCTGGTTGTGGGCTTCACGCTGGCCTCCAGACTCATTTTACCCCGGGCCACTGAGCTGAAGAAGGGTGGACACAAGCGGAGAGTCACCACCGGCGGCTGTGGACTGAACCGCGCCTCCAGAGACGGCTACGGGGGAATGCTGTGGCCCACAGAGGAGAACAGCTCCGCGGCGACAGAGAAGCCCGCATCTCGCTCCAACAGCTTCCTGTTCGTGGGGGTGATGACCGCGCAGAAGTACCTGAACACCAGGGCTGTGGCGGCGCACAG gaCCTGGGCTCAGACCATCCCAGGCCGAGTGGAGTTCTTCTCCAGCGAGGGCTCGGACACCTCCATCCCCATCCCCATCGTGGCCCTGAAGAATGTGGATGATTCGTACCCGCCTCAGAAAAAGTCCTTCATGATGCTCAAGTACATGCACGACCACTACCTGGACCAGTATGAGTGGTTCATGCGCGCGGATGACGATGTGTACATCAAGAGCGAGCGCCTGGAGAGCTTCCTGCGCAGCCTCAACAGCAGTGAGGCCATCTTCCTGGGACAGACGGGCATGGGTGCACGTGATGAGCTGGGTAAGCTGGCCCTGGAGCCCGGGGAGAACTTTTGCATGGGAGGCCCTGGAGTGATCATGAGCCGAGAGGTGCTGCGGAGGATGGTGCCCCACATCAGGGAATGTCTGCAGGAGATGTACACCACCCATGAGGATGTGGAGGTGGGGAGGTGTGTGCGGCGCTTCGCAGGGGTCCAGTGTGTCTGGTCCTATGAG ATGCAGCAGCTTTTCTATGAAAACTATGAACCCAACAAGAAGGGCTACATCCGTGACCTCCACAACAGTAAGATCCACCGTGCCATCACCCTGCACCCCAACAAGAACCCGCCCTACCAGTACCGCTTGCACAGCTACATGCTCAGCCGCAAGATTGCAGAGCTGCGCCACCGCACCATCCAGCTACACCGTGAGATTGTGCAGATGGGACGCTACGGGGCTGGAGAGGCCAGCCGCGAGGACCTGCAGCTGGGCATGCCCCCATCCTTTATGCGCTTCCACCCCAAGCAGAGGGACGAGGTGCTGGAGTGGGACTTCCTCACAGGAAAGTACCTGTTCTCCGCCGGCAACGGCCTGCCCCCCCGCCGCGGCATGGACTCAGCCCAGAGACAGGCTCTGGATGATATCatcatgcaggtgatggagATGATCAACGCCAATGCTAAAGCGCGGGGACGGGTGATTGACTTTAAAGAGATCCAGTATGGATATAGAAGAGTGAGTCCTCTGTACGGAGCAGAGTATGTGCTGGACCTGCTGCTGCTCTACAAGAAACACAAAGGAAAGACCATGACAGTACCAGTGCGCAGGCATGCGTACCTCCAACAGACCTTCAGCCAGATCCAGTTCAGAGAGGACGAGGAGATGGACGCGCACACGCTCTCCAGCCATATCAACCAGGAGTCTGACTCTCTATCCTTCTTGTCAAACTCTCTGAAGATGCTGGTGCCTTTCAAGCTAACCAGCTCAGGGCAAGACCAGCGAGAGCCCAAGGACAAGAAGGTCAACATCCTGGTGCCTCTGTCTGGACGCTATGACATCTTTGTGCGCTTCATGGCTAACTTTGAGCGTGTGTGTCTGATCCCCAAACAGAACGTGAAGCTAGTGGTGCTGCTCTTCAACACAGACAACCCTGAGCGAGTCAAACAGGTAGAGCTGATGAGAGAGTACCACATGAAATACCCGCGTGCCGACATGGAGGTGCGGCCGGTGGAGGGGTCCTTTTCCAGGGCTGTGGCTCTGGAGATAGGCGCCTCACACTTCTCCAATgactctctgctcttcttctgtgaTGTTGACCTGCTCTTCAACAGTGACTTCCTGAAGCGTTGTCGTGACAACACAGCTCCGGGGGAGCAGACGTACTTTCCCATCATCTTCAGTCAGTACGACCCCAAAGTGGTGTACATCGGCAAGGTCCCCAGCAGCAACCACTACGTCTTCACCTCCAAGACGGGCCTGTGGAGGACCTACGGCTTCGGCATCGTGTGCGTGTACAGGGAGGACCTGCTGTCTGTGGGGGGCTTCGACACCTCCATTCAGGGCTGGGGGCTGGAGGACGTTGACCTCTTCAATAAGTTCGTCCAGTCAGGCGTGCAGCTGTTCCGCAGCACGGACACAGGGATCGTACATGTGCACCATCCTGTGGTGTGTGACCCCAACCTGGAGCCCAAACAGTACAAGATGTGCGTGGGCTCACGTGCCTCTTCCCATGGCTCCACACAGCAGCTGGCCGAGCTCTGGCTAGAGAAGAACCAGGGGGGATACAGCCACAACGCCTCCAACCGGACACAGGAGCACAGGCTGTGA